A window of Vogesella indigofera genomic DNA:
GAAGGTACGGCCGGCTGCGGCGCCGATGCCTGCACCAGCGGCGGCGTGACCGCTACCACGTCGGAGGTAGTCGGCTGCAAGGCGCTGGCGTCGGGATCAGCCACCGTCGGCACCAGGGCCAGCGGCACCGAGGACTGCACTTCCGGCTCGGCGGCGCCCGGCAGCAGGAACCAGCCGCCGGCGATCACCAGCAGCGCGCCCAGCGACAGGGGCAAGGCCAGCGAGGCCTTGGCCGGCTCTTCGTTCACCGGCACCAGAGCCGCTGGCGGCGTATCCAGCGGCACGCACTGGTCCAGACGCGCCACCAGTGCATCGGCATTCATTTCCATGTAACGGGCATAGCTGCGCACGAAGCCGCGGGCAAAGGTTGCTCCCGGCAGGCTGGCGAAATCGCCGCGCTCGATGGCATTCAACTGCTTGACCGACAATTTCAGGCGATCGGCGACCTCGCCGATGCTCAGGCCCTTGCCCTCGCGGGCAGCACGCAATTCCTGCCCGATTGCCACGGCAGTGCTGTCTTGTTGTTGGTTATCC
This region includes:
- a CDS encoding RodZ domain-containing protein — its product is MEADNQQQDSTAVAIGQELRAAREGKGLSIGEVADRLKLSVKQLNAIERGDFASLPGATFARGFVRSYARYMEMNADALVARLDQCVPLDTPPAALVPVNEEPAKASLALPLSLGALLVIAGGWFLLPGAAEPEVQSSVPLALVPTVADPDASALQPTTSDVVAVTPPLVQASAPQPAVPSVTAPVAVVASAPSAAAPVAGQGRIELRVRQEAWVSITDADGKKLVYATLAANDSRQLQGRPPFRVVIGNAANAELAYNGQPVDLAGKIRGTTAKLELN